TTGGATCTTCAAGGGCGAGGTCATCGGTGGCCGCCAGGAAGAGCTCAAGCCGCAGGCGCCCGCTCCTCGTAAAAAAGCTGCCAAGTAAGGGGTACGCCAAATGTTGCAACCAAAGCGTACGAAGTTCCGCAAGCAGATGACCGGCCACAACCGTGGCCTGGCTCAGCGCGGTAGCAAGGTCAGCTTCGGCGAGTTCGCGCTGAAGTCTGTTGCCCGCGGTCGTCTCACCGCCCGTCAGATCGAGTCCGCTCGTCGTGCTCTGACTCGTCACGTTAAGCGTGGCGGCAAGATCTGGATTCGCGTGTTCCCTGACAAGCCGGTAACCAAGAAGCCTCTCGAAGTGCGGATGGGTAAAGGTAAGGGTGGCGTTGAATATTGGGTAGCCCAGATTCAGCCAGGCAAAGTCCTGTATGAAATCGAAGGCGTTTCCGAAGAGCTGGCGCGTGAGGCTTTCGCCCTGGCTGCTGCAAAGCTGCCGCTCGCCACCACCTTTGTTAAGCGGACGGTGATGTGATGAAAGCGAATGAGCTTCGTGAAAAATCAGCACAGCAGCTGAACGAGCAACTGCTCGGCCTGCTGCGCGACCAGTTCAATCTGCGCATGCAGAAAGCAACTGGCCAGTTGGGGCAGTCTCACCTGCTCTCGCAAGTTAAGCGCGACATCGCTCGTGTGAAAACTGTGCTCAACCAGCAGGCAGGTAAGTGATCATGGCTGAAGCCGAAAAAACAGTCCGTACGCTGACCGGCCGTGTCGTCAGCGACAAGATGGACAAGACCATCACCGTATTGATCGAGCGTCGCGTTAAGCACCCGATCTACGGCAAATATGTCAAGCGTTCGACCAAGCTGCACGCGCACGACGAAAGCAACCAGTGCCACATCGGCGACAAGGTTTCCATTCGCGAAACCCGTCCGATGGCCAAGACCAAGTCTTGGGCGCTGGTTGAAGTTCTCGAACGCGCAGTGGAAGTCTAAGGGCTAAGGGTCGGAGAAATTATATGATTCAGACTCAATCCATGCTCGATGTGGCCGACAACAGTGGTGCACGCCGCGTCATGTGCATCAAGGTGCTGGGTGGCTCGCATCGCCGCTACGCTGGCATCGGCGACATCATCAAAGTTACCGTCAAGGAAGCGATTCCGCGCGGTAAGGTGAAGAAGGGCCAGGTGATGACTGCGGTCGTCGTCCGTACCCGTCACGGCGTACGCCGTGCCGATGGCTCGATCATTCGCTTCGACGGCAACGCTGCTGTTCTGCTGAACAACAAGCAAGAGCCGATCGGCACCCGTATCTTTGGGCCCGTGACCCGTGAACTGCGTTCCGAGAAGTTCATGAAGATCGTCTCGCTCGCCCCTGAAGTGCTGTAAGGAGATCCGACATGCAAAAGATTCGTCGTGACGACGAGATCATCGTGATCGCCGGCAAGGACAAGGGTAAGCGCGGTAAGGTGCTGAAGGTGCTCGCTGACGACCGTCTGGTCGTTGGCGGGATCAACCTGGTCAAGCGCCATACCAAGCCGAACCCGATGTCGGGCGTTCAAGGCGGTATCGTCGAGAAAGAAGCGCCGCTGCACGCTTCTAACGTGGCCATCTTCAACGGCGAAACCAACAAGGCTGACCGCGTTGGTTTCAAGGTTGAGGACGGTAAGAAAATTCGTGTCTTCAAGTCGACCCAAAAAGCGGTTGATGCTTGAACACTGCTAGGTAGAAGACCATGGCACGACTAAAAGAGATTTACCGGAAAGAAATCGCGCCGAAGCTTAAGGAAGAACTTAAGCTCGCGAACGTGATGGAAGTTCCGCGCATCACCAAGATCACCCTGAACATGGGCCTGGGCGAAGCGATCGGTGACAAGAAGATCATCGAGAACGCGGTAGCCGACCTGGAAAAGATCACCGGTCAGAAAGTCGTTGTGACTCATGCCCGTAAGTCGATTGCAGGCTTCAAGGTTCGTGAAGGTTGGCCGATCGGCGTCAAGGTAACCCTGCGCCGCGAGCGTATGTACGAGTTCCTCGATCGTCTGCTGTCCATCTCCCTGCCGCGCGTGCGTGACTTCCGCGGCCTGAATGCCAAGTCCTTCGATGGTCGCGGCAACTACAGCATGGGCGTGAAAGAGCAGATCATCTTCCCGGAAATCGATTACGACAAAATCGATGCGCTGCGCGGTCTGGACATCACCCTGACCACCACCGCCCGTACGGATGATGAAGGTCGTGCGCTGCTGCGCGCCTTCAAATTCCCGTTCCGCAACTGACTGGAGTTCGATCATGGCCAAAATGAGCATGAAGAACCGTGAGCTGAAGCGTCAGCAAACGGTAGCCAAGTACGCCAAGAAGCGTGCCGAGCTGAAGGCTGTCATCGCCAACCCGAACAGCAGTCCGGAAGCGCGTTGGGAAGCCCAGGTAGCCCTGCAGAAGCAGCCGCGTGACGCCAGCGCCTCGCGCCTGCGCAACCGCTGCCGCATCACCGGTCGTCCGCACGGCGTATTCCGCAAGTTCGGTCTGTCCCGTATCAAGCTGCGCGAAGCTGCAATGCGCGGTGATGTACCAGGTCTGGTGAAAGCCAGCTGGTAATACGCGAAGCCGGCCCTGTGCCGGCTTTGTCTTTATGTGAATCGAGCCCCTTTGGGGCTTGATTCATTTTTGAGCAGTCTCTAGAATGTTCGGCTCGCCTGAGCCTGGGCCCAGTTTTGCCCGGGGCATTCGGTGACTCTTAGCCGCAAGGCTAATTCTTTTTGTATCAGGAGCGTCTAGCCCATGAGTATGCAGGACCCGTTAGCGGACATGCTAACTCGTATCCGTAATGCCCAGATGGCTGAAAAGTCCGTCGTAAGCATGCCGTCTTCCACGTTGAAGGTGGCTGTAGCCAAAGTTCTCAAGGACGAAGGTTATATTGCGGGTTATCAGATCAGCGGCGAAAGCAAGCCGCAGCTGTCCATCGAGCTGAAGTACTTCGAAGGCCGTCCGGTCATCGAAGAAGTTAAGCGCGTGAGCCGTCCCGGCCTTCGCCAGTACAAGTCCGTCGATGATCTGCCGAAGGTTCGTGGCGGTCTCGGCGTATCCATCGTCTCCACCAATAAAGGTGTGATGACGGATCGCGCTGCGCGCGCTGCCGGTGTCGGCGGCGAAGTGCTTTGCACTGTGTTCTAAGGGGGGATAGCCATGTCTCGCGTTGCTAAAAACCCCGTCAAGCTGCCGTCCGGAGTCGAGATCAAACTCGCCGGTCAGCAGCTTTCGGTAAAGGGTGCCAAGGGTACTCTGGAACTGAAAGTTCACTCGTCTGTTGAAGTGGTCCAGGAAGCCGATGAGCTGCGTTTCGCTGCTCGCAACGGCGACCAGCAGACTCGCGCAATGGCCGGTACCACTCGTGCTCTGGTCAACAATATGGTGATCGGCGTTAGCACTGGCTTCGAGCGCAAGCTGCAGCTGGTCGGCGTTGGTTACAAGGCGCAAGCCAAAGGTCAGGTGCTGTCGCTGGCTCTGGGCTTCTCCCATCCGATCGACTACGAGCTGCCGGAAGGCGTGACCGCCGAAACCCCGAGCCAGACCGATATCCTGATCAAGGGTGTCGACAAACAACTGGTTGGTCAGGTTGCTGCGGAGATTCGTGACTTCCGTCGTCCTGAACCTTACAAGGGCAAAGGTGTTCGTTACGCTGACGAAGTCGTCCGTCGTAAAGAAGCCAAGAAGAAGTAGGGCCTAGCAAATGACCGCCAAGAAAGAAACAAGACTGCGTCGCGCGCGCAAAGCACGCCTGAAAATGCACGAGCTCGAAGTCGTGCGTCTCTGCGTGTACCGCTCCTCGCAGCACATTTACGCCCAGGTCATTTCGGCCGACGGCAGCAAGGTTCTGGCCAGCGCCTCTACCTTGGACAAAGCACTGCGTGATGGCGCCACTGGCAACGTCGACGCGGCCAAGAAAGTTGGTCAGCTGGTTGCTGAGCGTGCGAAAGCCGCTGGTGTGACTCAGGTCGCATTCGACCGTTCTGGCTTCAAGTACCACGGCCGCGTCAAGGCGCTGGCTGATGCTGCTCGTGAAGGCGGGCTGGAGTTCTAAGTTATGGCAAATAACGACCAAAAGCGCGACGAAGGCTATATCGAGAAGCTGGTACAGGTTAACCGCGTAGCCAAGACCGTTAAGGGTGGCCGTATCTTCACTTTCACCGCGTTGACCGTGGTAGGTGATGGTAAGGGTCGCGTCGGTTTCGGCCGCGGCAAGTCCCGTGAAGTGCCGGCCGCCATCCAAAAGGCGATGGAAGCTGCTCGTCGCAACATGATCCAGGTGGACCTGAACGGCACCACTCTGCAGTACGCCATGAAGGCCGCCCACGGCGCCTCCAAGGTGTACATGCAGCCGGCCTCGGAAGGTACCGGGATCATCGCCGGCGGCGCCATGCGCGCCGTGCTGGAAGTTGCTGGTGTGCAGAACGTTCTGGCCAAGTGCTACGGCTCGACCAACCAAGTGAACGTGGTGCATGCCACCTTCAAGGGTCTGAAGGCTATGCAGTCTCCAGAGTCTGTTGCGGCCAAGCGTGGCAAGAGCGTCGAGGAGATTCTCTAACCATGGCTAGTACCGTAAAAGTCACGCTGATCAAGAGCGTGAATGGCCGTCTGGCCAACCACAAAGCTTGCGTCAAGGGCCTAGGCCTGCGCCGCATTAATCACACCGTCGAGGTTCTGGATACTCCGGAGAATCGCGGCATGATTAACAAGGCTTACTATCTGCTGCGCGTGGAGGGTTAATCCATGTACCTGAACGATTTGAGTCCTGCGCCGGGTTCCCGTCGCGAGAAGCACCGTCCGGGCCGTGGCATCGGTAGCGGCTTGGGCAAGACCGGTGGCCGCGGCCACAAGGGTCAGACCTCGCGCTCCGGCGGCACCATTGCTCCGGGTTTTGAAGGCGGCCAGCAGCCTCTGCATCGTCGTCTGCCCAAGTTCGGTTTCGTGTCTCTGAAGGCTATGGATCGCGCCGAAGTGCGTACCTCCGAGCTGAACAAGATCGAAGGCGACGTTGTTACTCTGCAGGCGCTGAAGGATGCCGACCTGATTAACCAGAACGTACAGCGTGTGAAAGTCATGCTGTCCGGTGAGGTTACTCGCGCGGTCACCCTTAAAGGTATCGCCGCCACCAAGGGTGCGCGCGCGGCTATCGAAGCAGCTGGCGGTAAGTTCGAGGACTAAATGGCTAAAGGTGCTCTCTCAGCGCTCAGCAATGGCGGGTTATCCGAGCTCTGGGCTCGACTGCGCTTCCTGTTCATGGCGATCATCGTCTACCGGATCGGCGCACACATCCCAGTTCCGGGGATAAACCCTGACCGTCTGGCGGACCTGTTTCGACAGAATGAGGGGACCATTCTTAGCTTGTTCAACATGTTTTCCGGCGGCGCGCTGGAACGGATGAGCATCTTCGCGCTGGGGATCATGCCGTACATTTCGGCATCGATCATCATGCAGTTGATGAGCGCCGTCAGCCCGCAGCTGGAGCAGTTGAAGAAGGAAGGTGAGGCTGGTCGTCGCAAGATCAGCCAATACACCCGCTACGGCACTCTCGTCCTGGCGTTCGTTCAAGCGATCGGCATGTCCGTTGGCTTGGCGAGTCAGGGCGTAGCGTTTTCGGACGGTTTCGGCTTCCACTTCGTCGCAATCACCACTTTTGTGGCGGGTGCGATGTTCATGATGTGGCTGGGCGAGCAAATCACCGAGCGCGGTGTTGGCAACGGTATCTCGATGCTGATTTTTGCAGGCATCGTGGCCGGTCTGCCGGCGGCGATCGGGCAGTCTTTCGAGTCTGCTCGTCAGGGCGATATCAATATCTTCGCGCTGATCGCCATCGGTTTGTTGGCAGTAGCGATTATCGGTTTCGTGGTGTTCATTGAGCGTGGTCAGCGTCGCATTGCGGTGCATTACGCCAAGCGTCAGCAGGGCCGCAAGGTTTTTGCTGCGCAGACCAGCCACCTGCCGTTGAAGGTGAACATGGCTGGGGTTATCCCGGCGATTTTCGCCAGCAGCCTTCTGTTGTTCCCGGCCTCGCTGGGTGCCTGGTTTGGTCAGTCCGAAGGTATGGGCTGGCTGCAGGATATTTCGCAGGCTATCGCTCCTGGTCAGCCGTTGAACATTTTGCTGTTTAGTGCAGGGATCGTTTTCTTCTGCTTCTTCTATACGGCGCTGATGTTCAACCCGAAAGACGTAGCGGAAAACCTGAAGAAGTCCGGTGCCTTTATTCCGGGTATCCGTCCGGGTGAGCAGTCCGCGCGCTATATCGATGGCGTGTTGACCCGCTTGACCATGTTCGGTGCTCTGTACATGACGGCCGTATGCTTGTTGCCCCAGTTCCTGGTGGTGGCGGCCAACGTACCGTTCTACCTTGGCGGGACCTCGTTGCTGATCGTGGTGGTGGTTGTGATGGACTTCATGTCGCAAGTACAATCGCACCTCGTTTCGCACCAGTACGAATCCCTGATGAAGAAAGCCAACCTGAAGGGCTACGGCAGCGGCATGATGCGCTGAGGTACCCATAAGGTTCGAGGAGTTGGTGATGAAAGTTCGTGCATCGGTGAAAAAGCTGTGCCGCAACTGCAAGATTATCCGTCGCGACGGTGTCGTGCGCGTGATCTGCAGCGCGGAGCCGCGTCACAAGCAGCGCCAAGGCTGAGTGTGAGTGAAGCGTGATAAGCCCGGCAGCTAGTGCGCTGCCGGGTTGATTATTTGTTTCTACAGCGTTAATATCTCGCGCCCTATTTCTTGGCTTCCGGGGCGTAGGTAGCTGTCAATTGGAGTTCCACTGAATGGCCCGTATTGCAGGCGTAAACATTCCGGATAACAAGCACACTGTTATCTCGCTGACTTACATCTTTGGTGTCGGTCGCACTACCGCACAGAAAATCTGTGCTGCTACCGGTGTCAATCCGGCGGTAAAAATCAAGGATCTCTCTGACGAGCAGATCGAGCAGCTGCGTGGTGAAGTCGCCAAGGTGAATACCGAGGGTGACCTGCGCCGTGAAGTGAACATGAAAATCAAGCGCTTGATGGATCTGGGCTGCTATCGCGGCCTGCGCCATCGCCGTGGTCTGCCGGTTCGCGGTCAGCGTACCAAGACCAACGCCCGCACCCGCAAGGGCCCGCGCAAGCCGATCCGCAAGTAATCGCATTGGCGAATCGACAGGAATTTAGTCATGGCAAAACCTGCTGCTCGTACTCGTAAGAAAGTCAAAAAGACGGTGGTTGATGGCATCGCCCATATCCACGCGTCGTTCAACAACACCATCGTGACCATTACCGACCGTCAGGGTAACGCCCTGTCCTGGGCTACCTCGGGTGGCTCGGGTTTCCGCGGCTCGCGTAAGAGCACCCCGTTCGCCGCCCAGGTGGCTGCCGAACGTGCTGGTCAAGCTGCGCTGGAATACGGCCTGAAGAACCTCGACGTGAACGTCAAGGGTCCCGGTCCGGGTCGTGAGTCCGCCGTCCGTGCTTTGAACGGCTGCGGTTACAAGATCGCCAGCATCACCGATGTGACGCCCATCCCGCACAACGGATGCCGTCCTTCGAAGAAGCGTCGCGTGTAATCAGGAGACAGTGAGAAATGGCTCGTTACATTGGTCCCAAATGCAAACTGTCTCGTCGTGAAGGCACCGATCTGTTCCTGAAGAGCGGCGTTCGCGCTCTGGAATCGAAGTGCAACATCGAAGCAGCCCCTGGTATTCACGGCCAGCGCCGTAGCCGTCAGTCCGACTACGGCACCCAGCTGCGTGAAAAGCAGAAAGTCCGTCGTATCTACGGCGTTCTCGAGCGTCAGTTCAGCGGTTACTACAAGCAAGCTGCCAGCCAGAAGGGCGCCACCGGCGAGAACCTGCTGCAGCTGCTGGAATGCCGTCTGGATAACGTGGTTTACCGTATGGGTTACGGCGCTACCCGTGCCGAATCCCGTCAGCTGGTTTCGCACAAAGCGATCAGCGTCAACGGTCAGACCGTAAACGTCCCGTCCTACCAGGTTAAAGCTGGCGACGTCGTTGCTGTTCGCGAGAAGTCGAAGAATCAGCTGCGCATTGTTCAGGCTCTTGAGCTGTGTGCCCAGCGTGGCCGCGTTGAATGGGTAGAAGTAGACACTGAGAAGAAGTCCGGCGTGTTCAAGAACGTCCCGGCTCGCAGTGACCTCTCCGCCGACATCAACGAAAGCCTGATTGTCGAGCTCTACTCCAAGTAAGGGCTAGAAAATAGGTGCATCCATGCAGATTTCGGTAAATGAGTTCCTGACCCCCCGCCATATCGATGTGCAGGTGGTCAGTCCGACCCGCGCCAAGATCACCCTCGAGCCTCTCGAGCGTGGTTTCGGCCATACCTTGGGCAACGCGCTGCGCCGCATCCTGTTGTCCTCCATGCCTGGCTGTGCAGTAGTCGAGGCCGAGATTGACGGTGTGCTCCATGAGTACAGCGCCATCGAAGGTGTGCAGGAAGATGTGATTGAGATCCTGCTCAACCTTAAAGGTCTGGCTGTCAAGCTGCACGGTCGCGACGAAGTGACGCTGACTCTGGCGAAGAAGGGCTCGGGTGTAGTTACCGCTGCCGATATTCAGCTGGATCACGATGTCGAAATCGTCAACGGCGACCACGTGATCGCCAACCTGGCCGCCAATGGCGCGTTGAACATGAAGCTCACCGTGGCCCGTGGCCGCGGCTATGAGCCGGCTGACGCCCGCCAGAGCGACGAAGACGAGAGCCGCAGCATTGGTCGCTTGCAGCTCGACTCTTCGTTCAGCCCGGTGCGCCGTGTGTCTTACGTGGTGGAAAACGCTCGCGTCGAGCAGCGTACCAACCTGGACAAGCTGGTTATCGACCTGGAAACCAACGGTACCCTGGATCCGGAAGAGGCTATCCGTCGTGCCGCGACCATTCTGCAGCAGCAGCTGGCCGCGTTCGTCGACCTCAAGGGTGACAGTGAGCCTGTGGTAGTCGAGCAGGAAGACGAGATCGATCCGATCCTGCTGCGTCCGGTAGATGACCTGGAATTGACCGTGCGTTCGGCCAACTGCCTGAAGGCAGAAAACATTTACTACATCGGCGACCTGATTCAGCGCACCGAAGTAGAACTGTTGAAAACCCCGAACCTGGGCAAGAAATCCCTGACCGAAATCAAGGATGTTCTGGCCTCTCGCGGTCTGTCCCTCGGTATGCGCCTCGACAACTGGCCGCCGGCAAGTCTGAAGAAAGACGATAAGGCGACTGCCTGATCGTCATCATCACCGAACGTGAGTTTGGTAAGGAATTGAACCATGCGTCATCGTAAAAGTGGCCGTCACCTGAGCCGTACCAGCGCGCACCGCCAGGCCATGTTCCAGAACATGGCGGTTTCGCTGTTCGAGCACGAGCTGATCAAAACTACTCTGCCGAAAGCCAAAGAACTGCGTCGCGTTGCCGAGCCGCTGATCACTCTGGCCAAGGTAGACAGCGTTGCTAACCGTCGTCTGGCATTCGATCGTACCCGTTCGAAAGCCATTGTCGGCAAGCTGTTCAACGACCTGGGCAAGCGCTACGCCACCCGTCAGGGCGGCTACCTGCGCATCCTCAAGTGCGGTTTCCGCGCTGGTGACAACGCGCCGATGGCTTACGTTGAGCTGGTCGACCGTCCGGTCGGCGGCGCAGTGGAAGCTGCTGAGTAAGTTGTAGGTTGTGACAAGGAACCGGGCTCAGGCCCGGTTTTTTGTTGCCTGAATGAATGATATTCCGCACGTCGTGTTTGATATTGTGTGCGCCTGGTGCCTCGGGTATGGTTGCTTCGACTTCCTTTCCGCCGCCTACCGGCCTCCTATAACAACAAGTGCCTATCATGTCCGAACCTACCGCGTTGAGTTTGATTCCCCCCGTCGTCGTGCTGGTCTGCGCCATCTGGCTGCGTCGACCTATCCTTGCGCTGCTGCTTGGCGCCATCAGTGGCCTGCTCCTGCTCGGCCCGCAGCACTCACTTTCCGGCTTTGCCGAGATATCGCTCAAGGTGATGCAGGATGAGACCATCGGCTGGCTGATCCTGGTCTGCGGCAGCTTCGGCGCGCTGATCGCCTTGCTGGTACGCACCGGCGGCGCGCTGGCGTTCGGCCGGGCTGCGCTGAAGCTGGCGAAGGGGCGGCGCTCGTCCTTGCTCATGACCTGTGTGCTCGGCGTGGTGATCTTCGTCGACGACTACCTGAATGCGTTGACCGTCGGCGAGACCATGAAGCGCGTCACCGACCGCTTCAAGGTGTCGCGGGAGATGCTGGCCTATGTGGTCGACTCCACCGCCGCGCCGGTGTGCGTGCTGGTACCGTTGTCGACCTGGGCGGTGTTCTTCGGCGGGCTGCTGGAGAGCAACGGCATCGCCGAGGCGGGCAGTGGTATCAGCGTTTACATGCAGGCCATTCCCTACATGTTCTATGCCTGGCTGTCGGTGCTGATCGTGCTGCTGGTGGCCGGTGGGCTGATCCCGGCCATCGGGCCGATGCGCAAGGCGGAAGTGCTTGCCCGTCATGGTTCGGCCGGCGCCATGCACGTCGGAGAGCTGGGTTCCGGGCTGGACCTTGGTGCCCAGGGCTCGGAGGACGGCCTGGAGCAGTCCGGCGAGGCGCGCGGCAAGCTCTACAACTTTCTGCTGCCCCTGCTGCTGCTGGTCGGCTTTACCGTGTATTTCGATATCGACGTGTGGATGGGCATGCTGGCGACGCTGGCCCTGGTGGTGCCTTTCTACCTGGTGCAGGGGTTGATGCCGCTGGACGAGATGCTCGAGCAGATGATGGAGGGCTTCAAGTCGATGCTGCCGGCCATCGGTACGGTTATCGCGGCGTTTATCTTCAAGGATGTCTGTGACCAGCTGCTGTTGCCGCAGTTCGTGGTTGCGTCGCTGCAGCCCTACATGAGCGCCCAGTTGTTGCCGGGCGTGGTGTTCGTGGCGATGGCCCTGCTGGCATTCGCCACCGGTTCGTCCTGGGGGATCTTCGCGGTGACCATCCCGATCGTCATGCCCCTGGCCTATGCCCTGAATGCCGATATCCCGCTGGTGATCGGCGCCTTGCTGTCGGCCTCGGCCTTCGGCAGCCAGGCCTGTTTCTACAGTGACTCCACGGTGCTGGCCGCCCAGGGTTCGGGTTGTAACCTGATCAGCCATGCGTTGACGCAGTTGCCCTACACCTTGATCGCGGCGGGTCTGGCGTTCGTAGGCTTCGTGCTGATTGCCTAGCGGTTGGCGGTGATCGGTGCCTGCTTCTTGTGCTCTGCGCGCGCCCCAGAACGGCGCGATGAATGCACTGCGGGGCAGATAGACCAAGCGCCTCCTTCGGGAGGCGTTTGCCTTCGGGCTTGACCGGCCGGCCCGCTGCGACCAGCATGGGCCGCTGTTTTCCGCCGTTACCCAAGGAATGTCCGGATGAAAGGCCAAGTCGAAGTCATCGACTATTTGAAAGTGTTGCTCAAGGGTGAGCTGGCCGCTCGCGATCAGTATTTCATTCACTCGCGGCTGTATGCGGATTGGGGCTTCGACAAGCTCTTCGTGCGCATCAATCACGAGATGGAAGAGGAAACCCAGCACGCCGATG
The genomic region above belongs to Pseudomonas benzenivorans and contains:
- a CDS encoding Na+/H+ antiporter NhaC family protein, yielding MSEPTALSLIPPVVVLVCAIWLRRPILALLLGAISGLLLLGPQHSLSGFAEISLKVMQDETIGWLILVCGSFGALIALLVRTGGALAFGRAALKLAKGRRSSLLMTCVLGVVIFVDDYLNALTVGETMKRVTDRFKVSREMLAYVVDSTAAPVCVLVPLSTWAVFFGGLLESNGIAEAGSGISVYMQAIPYMFYAWLSVLIVLLVAGGLIPAIGPMRKAEVLARHGSAGAMHVGELGSGLDLGAQGSEDGLEQSGEARGKLYNFLLPLLLLVGFTVYFDIDVWMGMLATLALVVPFYLVQGLMPLDEMLEQMMEGFKSMLPAIGTVIAAFIFKDVCDQLLLPQFVVASLQPYMSAQLLPGVVFVAMALLAFATGSSWGIFAVTIPIVMPLAYALNADIPLVIGALLSASAFGSQACFYSDSTVLAAQGSGCNLISHALTQLPYTLIAAGLAFVGFVLIA